DNA sequence from the Chamaesiphon minutus PCC 6605 genome:
AACATCTGACGGCGTGCCAGTGCCCCACTCTTAACTAGTTCTACATCCTTTTGGTACCGTTCCTGGGCTAACTCTAGTTCGGTTCGAGCGGAGCTAATCTCAGCGGCAGCAATTTGTTGTTGACGCTGATAGCTATTTTTCGCCGCGCGGACGATGGAGCCACTTTTGACTAGTTGTTGTTCTCGCGCCAACCTAGATTGAGCCGCAGTTAATTGACTCCGCGCCTGATTGGTTTCAGCGGTGGCGATTTCGACGATTTTTTGGTAGCTCTGTTGAGCGAGGTTGCGATCGGTTTGAGCTTGTTGGAGCAGAGCAAGAGCTGCCGATCGTTTTTCGAGGGAACTGGTTCGTAAGTCGTTGAGTTCGGGACTAGAGAGCGTCGCGAGGATTTGCCCTGCTTTGACTCTTGCCCCAGGCTGTACTAATAGTTGTACGAGTTTGCCCCGAATCGGTGCGGTGACTTCTACTTTTTTGCTGGGTAATAATTCGATTTGCCCAGTAGCAGAAATTTCGACATTCAAGCTTTGTTTTTTGGCGGCGACTGTTTGCACGCCAATCTGTTGAGCGGTTGCACCATCGACCTGCACCTTGGTACTTTTCGTTCCTTCTTGAGAGCCAAATTCGTCACCATGCCCACCATGAGCGAGTGCTGATGGCGATACTAGCGAGATCCAGACGGGTAGTAATAGCCAGCTTAACCACCCCACTGCGCGGACGGCTGGAGTGAGATTTGACGATGAAGCTATGTGTGATTTGGTATTTATAGCCATAGTTGCTCAACTAAACGCCGATAGTTCCTAGTTTTACAGTGCTAGATGAAAACCAGATGAATTCATTTAAATTTCACGAACGGGTTTTAAACTGAGTATCTGACTGAGCCAATGGCAAGTTGTGACTAGTGCCTAATGTTGAAAGCAATTCTTTAACACAGTCGCTGGAGCAAGAGCAGCTTCCGATCTAAATACCCGATCTCTTAGACAATCGAACATGCTAACTCTAATTAAATTCATTCATCTATTAAATACAAGGAGCCAATCTTCACAGGAGATTTTGCACCAACAGACAAATTTACAAACTAGTCGCCTTCCAATTGAAGCTGAAGCACCTCCACTGAATAATCACCAAATTGCGAGCGGATTTCAAATAATTTGGGCGATTATTGTGTTGGGTTTGGGCGGATTAGGCAGGATCGAACCCACTCAGGCAAAATCTCTGGTAAGCGATAAATCGTCACAGATTCTCGCCCAAACTACTCCTGCGACCCCAACACCTAACATTAATACCAAGATTCAAAATAACCTCAATCTTCCCACAACAGGTAATGAGGTTCAGATTACTGGTAACAAATCTCTCACTCTGAAACAAGCGATCGACATCGCATTTGGTAACAATCGGGAAGTTCAAGCCGCTCGGCTGATAGTAAATCGCTCTCAAGTCGGAATTAGTGAAGCCCAAGCCGCTCAAGCAGTGCAAGTAGGATTGACAAGTACCCTCCAAAATCAAGGATCGCCATTAATTATTGGGACACAATCACAATTTGGCAGCAACACTAGTACAAATATCCAAGGTGGACTTCAAGCCACCTATAATATCCTAAGCGCAGGTCGAAATCAGAGTAGTGTTCGCGCCGCCGAAGAGCAAGTTAACTTCGACAGGCTCGATCTAATTCGGGTCGAACAATTGGTACGCAGTCAGGTCATCACTGCATACTACGACCTCCAAGCCGCCGATTCATCAGTTATCATCAATCAAGCCGCTGTCATAGATGCGACGCGCAGCTTGAGCGATGCTCAACTCCAAGAAAAAGCTGGCATCGGTACGAAATTTGATATCCTCCGCGCCCAAGTCCAACTGGCTACTGCCGACCGAGATCTCACCAATGCTCAAGGACAACAGCAAACCGCCCGTAAAAAGATTGCCCAGCTACTAAGTGTCGATAACAATACTGAATTTAAAGCCGCCGATACCGTGCGTGAGGTAGGGGCTTGGGGCTATTCTTTGGAAGATAGTGTGGTCTTAGCATACAAAAATCGCCCCGAAGTCAAGCAACAACTAGTCCGTCGCACGATCGGCCAACAACAACAAATTGTCGCTGCTGCGGCTGACTCCGCTCAAGTCGATCTTTTTGCCAACTACACTTTGGCCAAAAGCCTGACAACTTCTAATTCTGCCCAAGATAACTATAGTATCGGCGCACAGTTGAGGTGGAACTTCTTTGATGGTGGTTTTGCCAGAGCTGGCTCAAATAGAGAACGAGTCAATCAAGAGATTTTTGAAAACCAGTTTACGACTACGCGAAATCAAGTTCGATTTGAAGTCGAACAAGCTTACAACAGTCTCGGCTCCAATCAAAAAAATATCGCGACTTCTACCCAGCCTCTCAAACAAGCGGAGGAAAGTCTCAAACTAGCTCGTCTGCGCTTTCAGGCGGGAGTAGGTACGCAAACTGATGTCATTCAAGCCCAAACCGAACTCGCGCGCGCTCGTGGGAACCGCATCACGGCGATTATCGATTACAATCGCGCCCTATCTAGTCTCCGTGTCGCAACACTTACAGGTGAATAACTCGATCTAGCAGAGCATTAGCGTTTTATAAATGACTAAGGGAAGTGCGGCAGTTGCCGCACTTCCCTTAAAATTCAACTTAGATATTTACCTAAATTTTTAATGTCGAATTTTCTTGGATAAGAATACCAACTTAGGCTTTCGATGCTTTCTTTGGTTTATTTACTTTCTTACCTGTAGGATGTTTATGAGGTTTTCCTTGTTTGTTGAATATAGCTACTTCACGAGTTTGGCTGCGAACTGACAGTGGACTAGAGGTAGAAGCATTATTGCTATATTCATTGGCATAGCTAACTTGACTCAAGACTAAAGTAGCCATCATGCTAGCAATAGAACCCATTAAAATGTTCTGCTTTTTCATTTAGAGTAATTCCCGATCGGTTTATAGATGTGAAGCCGTTTACAGCATTTATTAATATCGTGAAAATCACGATATGTACAAGTCTATCTCATTCGATCGTTTAACCACGATCGACATAATTCGCTGCATTATAAATACTATATCTAAGTCTAGATTCTACGAGATTAATATGAAATTAAGATGAAAAATTAGATTTAAAATTAATCTAATTTTTTACCAAAACTTTAGCATTTAATTATTTTATAACCAAATTTTGATGAGCGTTCGCTATGACGATCGCTACGAAAAATCACCTCAAAGCTTGAGATGATGAGAAGCTCAATTGTTACGCAGGATCTGTGATTTCCAAATATTCGTTAGACAGCTCTGTGACATTGGGGTCAAAATATACACGTCCAGTTTAAAACTGTATCGATTTAAACTGAAGATCTACATAACCCAGATAACTGCGATCGGCGATCGCTTGTGGTGGTAATCTTTTAGAATTAATTGCTGCTTTAACTAAATCTTTAGCAGTAATTTTTCCAGTTCTGATACCATAAATAAACGAGCCAAATCCAGGAATAAAATGATCCCGATATTGACCCTGATAAGCACTAGTAACTAAATCAAATGGAGTGATATATCCTAAAGAAGGGCGATCGGCTGCCAGCATTAATGGTCTAAATGTTTCTGATTTTGTCACTACTTCGGTTTTACCTCGTGCTTCTACAGATGTGTTTGCAGTTAATAAAATAGCAACAACTGCTAAGCCGATCGACAGATAACGTTTCATAAAAATGTACCTTTTACTTTGGATCGAATAACCTCTCTATTTACAGATTAACAATATGATATGAAATTCTAATGAAAATACAATAAAATTGAGGTGAATTTTAATTCAATATCAATAGCATTAAGTTGCTAACATTAATTCTCTATAGAATATCATCAGTTTGCCTTTCATTGCTATTTCTTTACCAATAAAATTTTGCTTCAGAGCTGAATTCAAAAGATAACGAATGAATGGTTGGAAGTAACTTCCAACCATTCATTCGACAAGGTAAATATATAATCGAGAACTATTTGTAACTTGAGTATGACTTTCTCAATCGGTTAGCTGTTACAGCAAATCTCGTTGGCATAGCCTCGCCGCTGGCATTACTGAATGAGAATTTTTTTGGTGTAAGTACCTAACTTAAAATCTGAATCCTTTTAGTTGAAACTCAACATTACTAAGGTAATCGCGATCGTTAATCATTTCTGGGAGTAAACTTCCCGACTCAATTGCTGCTTTGACTAGATCTTTAGCAGTAATTTTTCCAGTTCGAGCACCATCGATTAATGAAGAAAATCCAGGAATAGAGTGCGCCCGGTATTGACCCTGATAAGCACTACCAACTAATTCAAATGGAGTTACATATTTTGGGGTAGGAATGTTATAACTTAATTGAGTTGTGGGCGTTGCGATCGGTTCTGTTCGACCGCGTGCTTGTGCGGACGTGCTTACAGATAATGAAATGGCAACAATTGATAAACTAGTCAGGAATAAGCGTTTCATAAAAATGTACCTCTTGGATCGAACTGAATAACCTCTCTATTTAAAGATTAACAATGTGATATGAAATCAAAGTGAAAACAATATGAGATTGAGATGAATTTTAATTTGATTTAAACCTTAATTTAATTGCTAGCGATCCAGAATAAACTTATAGTCATCTAAGTCATCGCATACCGCTATCAAAATTCAATTAGGGGATGTAAGCGATTGCTTATATCCCCATTCACACTTCAGATCGGATAAAATTTTACTACCTATCTACTTGCAGACCATTCTTTCTG
Encoded proteins:
- a CDS encoding TolC family protein, whose product is MLTLIKFIHLLNTRSQSSQEILHQQTNLQTSRLPIEAEAPPLNNHQIASGFQIIWAIIVLGLGGLGRIEPTQAKSLVSDKSSQILAQTTPATPTPNINTKIQNNLNLPTTGNEVQITGNKSLTLKQAIDIAFGNNREVQAARLIVNRSQVGISEAQAAQAVQVGLTSTLQNQGSPLIIGTQSQFGSNTSTNIQGGLQATYNILSAGRNQSSVRAAEEQVNFDRLDLIRVEQLVRSQVITAYYDLQAADSSVIINQAAVIDATRSLSDAQLQEKAGIGTKFDILRAQVQLATADRDLTNAQGQQQTARKKIAQLLSVDNNTEFKAADTVREVGAWGYSLEDSVVLAYKNRPEVKQQLVRRTIGQQQQIVAAAADSAQVDLFANYTLAKSLTTSNSAQDNYSIGAQLRWNFFDGGFARAGSNRERVNQEIFENQFTTTRNQVRFEVEQAYNSLGSNQKNIATSTQPLKQAEESLKLARLRFQAGVGTQTDVIQAQTELARARGNRITAIIDYNRALSSLRVATLTGE